The Channa argus isolate prfri chromosome 14, Channa argus male v1.0, whole genome shotgun sequence genome includes a window with the following:
- the smg7 gene encoding nonsense-mediated mRNA decay factor SMG7 isoform X6, giving the protein MNLCAQYLRQAEALKADMTDSKLGAAEVWTSRQALQDLYQKMLVTDLEYALDKKVEQDLWNHAFKNQITTLQSQAKNRANPNRSEVQANLSLFLEAASGFYTQLLQELCTVFNVDLPCRVKSTQLGIISNKQSSTSAIVTPQPSSCSYICQHCLVHLGDIARYRNQTSQAESYYRHAAQLVPSNGQPYNQLAILASSKGDHLTTIFYYCRSIAVKFPFPAASTNLQKALSKALESRDEVKTKWSVSDFIKAFIKFHGHVYLSKSLDKLDSLREKLEEQFQRLILQKAFSSQQLVHITVINLFELHHLRDLTADSSEQSYSSEQQISWFQLIGLFMSFLGVMCSRVLLNKNRGEEIMGDCPLPAIKVSLDWLRLRPSVFHEAAIDNRKYVWPWLVSILNSFQPKEDDMSCSSVTPLPEEFELQGFLALRPALRSLDFAKGHQGILVDRDRLPVNARHQRLIVLGKWVADNYPELIQYRVSEDGLLIFLTDIPEQAIEEPQEKEAPVLQESSNGEQTPNDGNNSCLKSVLSAGKTQSSWPDGSDRPVVTFKENIKPREQSRELTRNHHPKDSSKERRDFSKGSGAAGKGEKRDGKRKSEVKKTGHEKTADAGKQVKAQTELRKTPVSEVKKTPVTQTQTTCSSQFIPIHHPGAFPPLPSRPGFPPSAYVIPPSVAFPGLPVNPGFTFSTGVSVPGPFLQSAVHTQAGTQVQAGKQSHIPYSQQRPSGPGPVQGPGASGPGPMNQGPNQVQQSQPQLSSQQALQQSVQLQVQAMSQQQSPTKPVQQVTMGKSPPHHPGLQQYMQVQDQPAQMWNQAQAALQKMTPMQMSMKQPQQQQQAFYMAAQDPLKLYEHQLQPPTQPQHSNMDKKIKYPDIKMQDFYWEPPYRMGDGLAVMADRMKRPPPGGICSEQDGSAGLRGPPFEDNKSSPLLPPDLLKTLADFEEEEELVFTKPDFFQALAGPLSTAPGPNIFMPNHSRMESSPEVVSQSSSLLPISGFPMQDYQNSIFSQAYGKNLPPSSKPEAPMVHQEPSLYSLFEGTPWSPSLPASSDHSTPASQSPHSSNPSSLPSSPPTHNHGAMPFSNFGPIGTPDSRDRRVVDRWKADKTEAVSGFGLDYLPAAASSATSDTSWHQTGPTGSSWTNQDSPMEESSSTVLLDSLKSIWSSSMMQPGPSALEQLLLQQKQKQQRGHGAMNPPH; this is encoded by the exons ATGAACCTCTGCGCACAGTACCTGCG ACAGGCAGAGGCCCTGAAGGCTGACATGACAG ATTCAAAGCTGGGGGCAGCAGAGGTGTGGACGTCTCGGCAGGCCCTGCAGGATCTCTACCAGAAGATGCTGGTGACAGACCTGGAGTACGCTCTGGACAAGAAAGTGGAGCAAGACCT GTGGAATCATGCTTTTAAGAACCAGATCACCACCTTGCAAAGCCAGGCCAAGAACCGAGCCAACCCCAACCGAAGCGAGGTCCAGGCCAACCTGTCACTGTTTCTGGAGGCTGCTAGCGGCTTCTACACACAG TTGTTGCAGGAGCTGTGCACTGTCTTCAACGTCGACCTGCCATGTCGTGTCAAATCTACTCAGCTCGGCATCATCAGCAATAAACAGAGCAGCACCAGCGCCATCGTCACCCCACAGCCCAGCTCCTGCTCCTACATCTGCCAGCACTGCCTCGTCCACCTTGGAGACATAG cGCGTTACCGTAACCAGACCAGCCAGGCAGAGTCTTATTATCGACATGCAGCTCAGCTGGTTCCATCAAACG GTCAGCCGTACAACCAGCTGGCCATCCTGGCCTCATCTAAAGGAGACCACCTCACCACCATCTTCTACTACTGCCGCAGCATTGCAGTCAAGTTCCCCTTCCCAGCAGCCTCCACCAATCTGCAGAAGGCACTGTCCAAGGCTCTGGAGAG TCGTGATGAGGTGAAAACCAAGTGGAGCGTGTCAGATTTCATCAAGGCTTTTATCAAGTTTCACGGTCACGTTTATCTAAGTAAGAGTCTGGACAAACTGGACAGTTTGAGAGAGAAATTGGAGGAGCAGTTTCAG agGCTGATCCTGCAGAAAGCCTTCAGCTCTCAACAGCTAGTCCACATCACCGTCATCAATCTGTTTGAGCTCCACCACCTCCGAGACCTGACAGCCGACAGCAGTGAACAGAGCTACAGCAGCGAGCAGCAGATTAGCTGGTTCCAGTTGATTGGACTCTTCA TGTCCTTCTTGGGTGTCATGTGCAGCCGTGTTCTCCTCAACAAAAACAGAGGGGAGGAGATAATGGGGGATTGTCCTCTGCCAGCCATCAAAGTTTCTCTGGACTGGCTCAGACTGCGGCCCAGTGTTTTCCATGAGGCCGCCATTGACAACAGGAAGTA TGTTTGGCCCTGGCTCGTCTCCATCCTCAACAGTTTCCAGCCCAAAGAGGACGACATGTCATGCTCCTCAG TGACACCCCTGCCAGAGGAGTTTGAGCTTCAGGGTTTCTTGGCTCTCCGGCCTGCTCTGAG GTCTCTAGACTTCGCTAAAGGTCATCAGGGGATCCTGGTGGACAGGGACCGTCTGCCGGTCAATGCTCGACATCAGAGGCTTATTGTTCTGGGCAAATGGGTGGCCGACAACTATCCAGA GCTGATCCAGTACAGAGTGAGTGAGGACggcctcctcatcttcctcactgACATTCCAGAGCAGGCCATTGAGGAGCCACAGGAGAAGGAGgcacctgtgctgcaggaaTCTTCCAATGGTGAACAGACACCCAACGATGGTAACAATTCATGCCTGAAGTCAGTGCTGTCTGCGGGGAAGACCCAGAGCTCGTGGCCTGATGGTAGCGACCGCCCCGTCGTCACCTTCAAAGAGAACATCAAACCCCGGGAACAGAGCCGTGAACTGACGCGAAACCATCACCCGAAGGACAGCAGCAAGGAGCGCAGAGACTTCAGCAAAGGCAGCGGAGCCGCAgggaaaggagagaagagagatggaaagaggaaGAGTGAGGTGAAGAAAACAGGACATGAGAAAACTGCTGATGCTGGAAAACAG GTGAAGGCACAGACAGAGCTGAGGAAGACTCCGGTGTCTGAGGTGAAGAAAACTCCTGTCACTCAAACGCAAACTACCTGCTCGTCCCAGTTCATCCCCATTCATCACCCTGGAGCGTTCCCACCTCTTCCCAGCAGACCTG GTTTCCCTCCCTCAGCCTATGTGATCCCTCCTTCTGTAGCGTTCCCCGGGCTCCCGGTGAATCCGGGCTTCACCTTCTCCACTGGAGTCTCTGTCCCTGGGCCTTTCCTGCAGTCAGCTGTGCACACCCAGGCTGGCACACAGGTCCAGGCCGGCAAACAATCTCACATTCCCTATAGTCAGCAGAGGCCCTCTGGTCCTGGTCCAGTTCAAGGGCCAGGGGCCTCAGGCCCAGGGCCCATGAACCAGGGACCCAACCAAGTTCAGCAGTCCCAGCCCCAGCTGTCTTCCCAGCAGGCCTTGCAGCAGTCAGTACAGCTACAAGTGCAGGCAATGAGCCAGCAGCAGTCTCCCACCAAACCGGTACAGCAGGTCACGATGGGGAAGAGTCCACCTCACCACCCAGGACTGCAGCAG TACATGCAGGTTCAGGATCAGCCAGCTCAGATGTGGAACCAGGCACAGGCGGCACTTCAAAAGATGACTCCTATGCAGATGTCCATGAAGCagcctcagcagcagcaacaggcTTTCTACATGGCGGCTCAGGATCCTCTCAAACTTTATGAGCATCAGCTGCAGCCCCCCACCCAGCCACAGCACAGCAACATGGACAAGAAGATCAAATACCCTGACATCAAGATGCAGGACTTCTACTGGGAGCCACCCTACAGGATGGGGGATGGTCTGGCTGTAATGGCAGACAGGATGAAGAGGCCTCCACCTGGAGGCATCTGTTCTGAACAGGATGGCTCCGCGGGTCTCCGGGGACCCCCCTTTGAG GACAACAAGAGCTCGCCTCTTCTACCTCCTGACCTGTTAAAAACTCTAGCAGAttttgaggaggaggaagagctcGTCTTTACTAAGCCTGATTTCTTCCAGGCCTTGGCTGGCCCACTTAGCACTGCTCCTGGACCAAACATATTT ATGCCAAACCACAGCAGGATGGAGAGCAGCCCAGAGGTTGTCAGCCAATCATCTTCTCTCTTGCCCATATCAGGATTCCCCATGCAG GACTACCAAAACAGCATCTTCAGTCAGGCCTACGGCAAGAACCTGCCGCCCAGCTCCAAGCCCGAAGCTCCCATGGTGCACCAGGAGCCGTCTCTCTACTCCCTGTTTGAAGGGACTCCCTggtccccctccctccctgcaaGCTCAG ACCACTCCACCCCAGCCAGCCAATCCCCTCACTCTTCCAACCCTAGCAGCCTCCCATCCTCTCCCCCCACACACAATCATGGAGCCATGCCCTTCTCTAACTTTGGGCCTATTGGCACTCCGGACAGCCGGGACCGCAGGGTGGTGGACCGCTGGAAGGCCGACAAGACAG AAGCAGTGAGCGGGTTCGGTCTGGACTACCTCCCAGCTGCAGCCTCCTCCGCAACTTCAGACACTAGCTGGCACCAAACCGGACCGACGGGCAGCTCCTGGACCAATCAGGACTCTCCAATGGAGGAGTCGTCCTCCACTGTGCTGCTTGACAGCCTCAAG TCGATCTGGTCGAGTTCCATGATGCAGCCAGGCCCATCGGCACTGGAGCAGCTCCtcctgcagcagaaacaaaagcagcagcgaGGTCACGGAGCTATGAACCCCCCTCACTGA
- the smg7 gene encoding nonsense-mediated mRNA decay factor SMG7 isoform X3, with protein sequence MNLCAQYLRQAEALKADMTDSKLGAAEVWTSRQALQDLYQKMLVTDLEYALDKKVEQDLWNHAFKNQITTLQSQAKNRANPNRSEVQANLSLFLEAASGFYTQLLQELCTVFNVDLPCRVKSTQLGIISNKQSSTSAIVTPQPSSCSYICQHCLVHLGDIARYRNQTSQAESYYRHAAQLVPSNGQPYNQLAILASSKGDHLTTIFYYCRSIAVKFPFPAASTNLQKALSKALESRDEVKTKWSVSDFIKAFIKFHGHVYLSKSLDKLDSLREKLEEQFQRLILQKAFSSQQLVHITVINLFELHHLRDLTADSSEQSYSSEQQISWFQLIGLFMSFLGVMCSRVLLNKNRGEEIMGDCPLPAIKVSLDWLRLRPSVFHEAAIDNRKYVWPWLVSILNSFQPKEDDMSCSSVTPLPEEFELQGFLALRPALRSLDFAKGHQGILVDRDRLPVNARHQRLIVLGKWVADNYPELIQYRVSEDGLLIFLTDIPEQAIEEPQEKEAPVLQESSNGEQTPNDGNNSCLKSVLSAGKTQSSWPDGSDRPVVTFKENIKPREQSRELTRNHHPKDSSKERRDFSKGSGAAGKGEKRDGKRKSEVKKTGHEKTADAGKQVKAQTELRKTPVSEVKKTPVTQTQTTCSSQFIPIHHPGAFPPLPSRPDLLKLSGFPPSAYVIPPSVAFPGLPVNPGFTFSTGVSVPGPFLQSAVHTQAGTQVQAGKQSHIPYSQQRPSGPGPVQGPGASGPGPMNQGPNQVQQSQPQLSSQQALQQSVQLQVQAMSQQQSPTKPVQQVTMGKSPPHHPGLQQYMQVQDQPAQMWNQAQAALQKMTPMQMSMKQPQQQQQAFYMAAQDPLKLYEHQLQPPTQPQHSNMDKKIKYPDIKMQDFYWEPPYRMGDGLAVMADRMKRPPPGGICSEQDGSAGLRGPPFEDNKSSPLLPPDLLKTLADFEEEEELVFTKPDFFQALAGPLSTAPGPNIFMPNHSRMESSPEVVSQSSSLLPISGFPMQDYQNSIFSQAYGKNLPPSSKPEAPMVHQEPSLYSLFEGTPWSPSLPASSDHSTPASQSPHSSNPSSLPSSPPTHNHGAMPFSNFGPIGTPDSRDRRVVDRWKADKTEAVSGFGLDYLPAAASSATSDTSWHQTGPTGSSWTNQDSPMEESSSTVLLDSLKSIWSSSMMQPGPSALEQLLLQQKQKQQRGHGAMNPPH encoded by the exons ATGAACCTCTGCGCACAGTACCTGCG ACAGGCAGAGGCCCTGAAGGCTGACATGACAG ATTCAAAGCTGGGGGCAGCAGAGGTGTGGACGTCTCGGCAGGCCCTGCAGGATCTCTACCAGAAGATGCTGGTGACAGACCTGGAGTACGCTCTGGACAAGAAAGTGGAGCAAGACCT GTGGAATCATGCTTTTAAGAACCAGATCACCACCTTGCAAAGCCAGGCCAAGAACCGAGCCAACCCCAACCGAAGCGAGGTCCAGGCCAACCTGTCACTGTTTCTGGAGGCTGCTAGCGGCTTCTACACACAG TTGTTGCAGGAGCTGTGCACTGTCTTCAACGTCGACCTGCCATGTCGTGTCAAATCTACTCAGCTCGGCATCATCAGCAATAAACAGAGCAGCACCAGCGCCATCGTCACCCCACAGCCCAGCTCCTGCTCCTACATCTGCCAGCACTGCCTCGTCCACCTTGGAGACATAG cGCGTTACCGTAACCAGACCAGCCAGGCAGAGTCTTATTATCGACATGCAGCTCAGCTGGTTCCATCAAACG GTCAGCCGTACAACCAGCTGGCCATCCTGGCCTCATCTAAAGGAGACCACCTCACCACCATCTTCTACTACTGCCGCAGCATTGCAGTCAAGTTCCCCTTCCCAGCAGCCTCCACCAATCTGCAGAAGGCACTGTCCAAGGCTCTGGAGAG TCGTGATGAGGTGAAAACCAAGTGGAGCGTGTCAGATTTCATCAAGGCTTTTATCAAGTTTCACGGTCACGTTTATCTAAGTAAGAGTCTGGACAAACTGGACAGTTTGAGAGAGAAATTGGAGGAGCAGTTTCAG agGCTGATCCTGCAGAAAGCCTTCAGCTCTCAACAGCTAGTCCACATCACCGTCATCAATCTGTTTGAGCTCCACCACCTCCGAGACCTGACAGCCGACAGCAGTGAACAGAGCTACAGCAGCGAGCAGCAGATTAGCTGGTTCCAGTTGATTGGACTCTTCA TGTCCTTCTTGGGTGTCATGTGCAGCCGTGTTCTCCTCAACAAAAACAGAGGGGAGGAGATAATGGGGGATTGTCCTCTGCCAGCCATCAAAGTTTCTCTGGACTGGCTCAGACTGCGGCCCAGTGTTTTCCATGAGGCCGCCATTGACAACAGGAAGTA TGTTTGGCCCTGGCTCGTCTCCATCCTCAACAGTTTCCAGCCCAAAGAGGACGACATGTCATGCTCCTCAG TGACACCCCTGCCAGAGGAGTTTGAGCTTCAGGGTTTCTTGGCTCTCCGGCCTGCTCTGAG GTCTCTAGACTTCGCTAAAGGTCATCAGGGGATCCTGGTGGACAGGGACCGTCTGCCGGTCAATGCTCGACATCAGAGGCTTATTGTTCTGGGCAAATGGGTGGCCGACAACTATCCAGA GCTGATCCAGTACAGAGTGAGTGAGGACggcctcctcatcttcctcactgACATTCCAGAGCAGGCCATTGAGGAGCCACAGGAGAAGGAGgcacctgtgctgcaggaaTCTTCCAATGGTGAACAGACACCCAACGATGGTAACAATTCATGCCTGAAGTCAGTGCTGTCTGCGGGGAAGACCCAGAGCTCGTGGCCTGATGGTAGCGACCGCCCCGTCGTCACCTTCAAAGAGAACATCAAACCCCGGGAACAGAGCCGTGAACTGACGCGAAACCATCACCCGAAGGACAGCAGCAAGGAGCGCAGAGACTTCAGCAAAGGCAGCGGAGCCGCAgggaaaggagagaagagagatggaaagaggaaGAGTGAGGTGAAGAAAACAGGACATGAGAAAACTGCTGATGCTGGAAAACAG GTGAAGGCACAGACAGAGCTGAGGAAGACTCCGGTGTCTGAGGTGAAGAAAACTCCTGTCACTCAAACGCAAACTACCTGCTCGTCCCAGTTCATCCCCATTCATCACCCTGGAGCGTTCCCACCTCTTCCCAGCAGACCTG ATCTGTTGAAGCTATCAG GTTTCCCTCCCTCAGCCTATGTGATCCCTCCTTCTGTAGCGTTCCCCGGGCTCCCGGTGAATCCGGGCTTCACCTTCTCCACTGGAGTCTCTGTCCCTGGGCCTTTCCTGCAGTCAGCTGTGCACACCCAGGCTGGCACACAGGTCCAGGCCGGCAAACAATCTCACATTCCCTATAGTCAGCAGAGGCCCTCTGGTCCTGGTCCAGTTCAAGGGCCAGGGGCCTCAGGCCCAGGGCCCATGAACCAGGGACCCAACCAAGTTCAGCAGTCCCAGCCCCAGCTGTCTTCCCAGCAGGCCTTGCAGCAGTCAGTACAGCTACAAGTGCAGGCAATGAGCCAGCAGCAGTCTCCCACCAAACCGGTACAGCAGGTCACGATGGGGAAGAGTCCACCTCACCACCCAGGACTGCAGCAG TACATGCAGGTTCAGGATCAGCCAGCTCAGATGTGGAACCAGGCACAGGCGGCACTTCAAAAGATGACTCCTATGCAGATGTCCATGAAGCagcctcagcagcagcaacaggcTTTCTACATGGCGGCTCAGGATCCTCTCAAACTTTATGAGCATCAGCTGCAGCCCCCCACCCAGCCACAGCACAGCAACATGGACAAGAAGATCAAATACCCTGACATCAAGATGCAGGACTTCTACTGGGAGCCACCCTACAGGATGGGGGATGGTCTGGCTGTAATGGCAGACAGGATGAAGAGGCCTCCACCTGGAGGCATCTGTTCTGAACAGGATGGCTCCGCGGGTCTCCGGGGACCCCCCTTTGAG GACAACAAGAGCTCGCCTCTTCTACCTCCTGACCTGTTAAAAACTCTAGCAGAttttgaggaggaggaagagctcGTCTTTACTAAGCCTGATTTCTTCCAGGCCTTGGCTGGCCCACTTAGCACTGCTCCTGGACCAAACATATTT ATGCCAAACCACAGCAGGATGGAGAGCAGCCCAGAGGTTGTCAGCCAATCATCTTCTCTCTTGCCCATATCAGGATTCCCCATGCAG GACTACCAAAACAGCATCTTCAGTCAGGCCTACGGCAAGAACCTGCCGCCCAGCTCCAAGCCCGAAGCTCCCATGGTGCACCAGGAGCCGTCTCTCTACTCCCTGTTTGAAGGGACTCCCTggtccccctccctccctgcaaGCTCAG ACCACTCCACCCCAGCCAGCCAATCCCCTCACTCTTCCAACCCTAGCAGCCTCCCATCCTCTCCCCCCACACACAATCATGGAGCCATGCCCTTCTCTAACTTTGGGCCTATTGGCACTCCGGACAGCCGGGACCGCAGGGTGGTGGACCGCTGGAAGGCCGACAAGACAG AAGCAGTGAGCGGGTTCGGTCTGGACTACCTCCCAGCTGCAGCCTCCTCCGCAACTTCAGACACTAGCTGGCACCAAACCGGACCGACGGGCAGCTCCTGGACCAATCAGGACTCTCCAATGGAGGAGTCGTCCTCCACTGTGCTGCTTGACAGCCTCAAG TCGATCTGGTCGAGTTCCATGATGCAGCCAGGCCCATCGGCACTGGAGCAGCTCCtcctgcagcagaaacaaaagcagcagcgaGGTCACGGAGCTATGAACCCCCCTCACTGA
- the smg7 gene encoding nonsense-mediated mRNA decay factor SMG7 isoform X5, translating to MNLCAQYLRQAEALKADMTDSKLGAAEVWTSRQALQDLYQKMLVTDLEYALDKKVEQDLWNHAFKNQITTLQSQAKNRANPNRSEVQANLSLFLEAASGFYTQLLQELCTVFNVDLPCRVKSTQLGIISNKQSSTSAIVTPQPSSCSYICQHCLVHLGDIARYRNQTSQAESYYRHAAQLVPSNGQPYNQLAILASSKGDHLTTIFYYCRSIAVKFPFPAASTNLQKALSKALESRDEVKTKWSVSDFIKAFIKFHGHVYLSKSLDKLDSLREKLEEQFQRLILQKAFSSQQLVHITVINLFELHHLRDLTADSSEQSYSSEQQISWFQLIGLFMSFLGVMCSRVLLNKNRGEEIMGDCPLPAIKVSLDWLRLRPSVFHEAAIDNRKYVWPWLVSILNSFQPKEDDMSCSSVTPLPEEFELQGFLALRPALRSLDFAKGHQGILVDRDRLPVNARHQRLIVLGKWVADNYPELIQYRVSEDGLLIFLTDIPEQAIEEPQEKEAPVLQESSNGEQTPNDGNNSCLKSVLSAGKTQSSWPDGSDRPVVTFKENIKPREQSRELTRNHHPKDSSKERRDFSKGSGAAGKGEKRDGKRKSEVKKTGHEKTADAGKQVKAQTELRKTPVSEVKKTPVTQTQTTCSSQFIPIHHPGAFPPLPSRPGFPPSAYVIPPSVAFPGLPVNPGFTFSTGVSVPGPFLQSAVHTQAGTQVQAGKQSHIPYSQQRPSGPGPVQGPGASGPGPMNQGPNQVQQSQPQLSSQQALQQSVQLQVQAMSQQQSPTKPVQQVTMGKSPPHHPGLQQQYMQVQDQPAQMWNQAQAALQKMTPMQMSMKQPQQQQQAFYMAAQDPLKLYEHQLQPPTQPQHSNMDKKIKYPDIKMQDFYWEPPYRMGDGLAVMADRMKRPPPGGICSEQDGSAGLRGPPFEDNKSSPLLPPDLLKTLADFEEEEELVFTKPDFFQALAGPLSTAPGPNIFMPNHSRMESSPEVVSQSSSLLPISGFPMQDYQNSIFSQAYGKNLPPSSKPEAPMVHQEPSLYSLFEGTPWSPSLPASSDHSTPASQSPHSSNPSSLPSSPPTHNHGAMPFSNFGPIGTPDSRDRRVVDRWKADKTEAVSGFGLDYLPAAASSATSDTSWHQTGPTGSSWTNQDSPMEESSSTVLLDSLKSIWSSSMMQPGPSALEQLLLQQKQKQQRGHGAMNPPH from the exons ATGAACCTCTGCGCACAGTACCTGCG ACAGGCAGAGGCCCTGAAGGCTGACATGACAG ATTCAAAGCTGGGGGCAGCAGAGGTGTGGACGTCTCGGCAGGCCCTGCAGGATCTCTACCAGAAGATGCTGGTGACAGACCTGGAGTACGCTCTGGACAAGAAAGTGGAGCAAGACCT GTGGAATCATGCTTTTAAGAACCAGATCACCACCTTGCAAAGCCAGGCCAAGAACCGAGCCAACCCCAACCGAAGCGAGGTCCAGGCCAACCTGTCACTGTTTCTGGAGGCTGCTAGCGGCTTCTACACACAG TTGTTGCAGGAGCTGTGCACTGTCTTCAACGTCGACCTGCCATGTCGTGTCAAATCTACTCAGCTCGGCATCATCAGCAATAAACAGAGCAGCACCAGCGCCATCGTCACCCCACAGCCCAGCTCCTGCTCCTACATCTGCCAGCACTGCCTCGTCCACCTTGGAGACATAG cGCGTTACCGTAACCAGACCAGCCAGGCAGAGTCTTATTATCGACATGCAGCTCAGCTGGTTCCATCAAACG GTCAGCCGTACAACCAGCTGGCCATCCTGGCCTCATCTAAAGGAGACCACCTCACCACCATCTTCTACTACTGCCGCAGCATTGCAGTCAAGTTCCCCTTCCCAGCAGCCTCCACCAATCTGCAGAAGGCACTGTCCAAGGCTCTGGAGAG TCGTGATGAGGTGAAAACCAAGTGGAGCGTGTCAGATTTCATCAAGGCTTTTATCAAGTTTCACGGTCACGTTTATCTAAGTAAGAGTCTGGACAAACTGGACAGTTTGAGAGAGAAATTGGAGGAGCAGTTTCAG agGCTGATCCTGCAGAAAGCCTTCAGCTCTCAACAGCTAGTCCACATCACCGTCATCAATCTGTTTGAGCTCCACCACCTCCGAGACCTGACAGCCGACAGCAGTGAACAGAGCTACAGCAGCGAGCAGCAGATTAGCTGGTTCCAGTTGATTGGACTCTTCA TGTCCTTCTTGGGTGTCATGTGCAGCCGTGTTCTCCTCAACAAAAACAGAGGGGAGGAGATAATGGGGGATTGTCCTCTGCCAGCCATCAAAGTTTCTCTGGACTGGCTCAGACTGCGGCCCAGTGTTTTCCATGAGGCCGCCATTGACAACAGGAAGTA TGTTTGGCCCTGGCTCGTCTCCATCCTCAACAGTTTCCAGCCCAAAGAGGACGACATGTCATGCTCCTCAG TGACACCCCTGCCAGAGGAGTTTGAGCTTCAGGGTTTCTTGGCTCTCCGGCCTGCTCTGAG GTCTCTAGACTTCGCTAAAGGTCATCAGGGGATCCTGGTGGACAGGGACCGTCTGCCGGTCAATGCTCGACATCAGAGGCTTATTGTTCTGGGCAAATGGGTGGCCGACAACTATCCAGA GCTGATCCAGTACAGAGTGAGTGAGGACggcctcctcatcttcctcactgACATTCCAGAGCAGGCCATTGAGGAGCCACAGGAGAAGGAGgcacctgtgctgcaggaaTCTTCCAATGGTGAACAGACACCCAACGATGGTAACAATTCATGCCTGAAGTCAGTGCTGTCTGCGGGGAAGACCCAGAGCTCGTGGCCTGATGGTAGCGACCGCCCCGTCGTCACCTTCAAAGAGAACATCAAACCCCGGGAACAGAGCCGTGAACTGACGCGAAACCATCACCCGAAGGACAGCAGCAAGGAGCGCAGAGACTTCAGCAAAGGCAGCGGAGCCGCAgggaaaggagagaagagagatggaaagaggaaGAGTGAGGTGAAGAAAACAGGACATGAGAAAACTGCTGATGCTGGAAAACAG GTGAAGGCACAGACAGAGCTGAGGAAGACTCCGGTGTCTGAGGTGAAGAAAACTCCTGTCACTCAAACGCAAACTACCTGCTCGTCCCAGTTCATCCCCATTCATCACCCTGGAGCGTTCCCACCTCTTCCCAGCAGACCTG GTTTCCCTCCCTCAGCCTATGTGATCCCTCCTTCTGTAGCGTTCCCCGGGCTCCCGGTGAATCCGGGCTTCACCTTCTCCACTGGAGTCTCTGTCCCTGGGCCTTTCCTGCAGTCAGCTGTGCACACCCAGGCTGGCACACAGGTCCAGGCCGGCAAACAATCTCACATTCCCTATAGTCAGCAGAGGCCCTCTGGTCCTGGTCCAGTTCAAGGGCCAGGGGCCTCAGGCCCAGGGCCCATGAACCAGGGACCCAACCAAGTTCAGCAGTCCCAGCCCCAGCTGTCTTCCCAGCAGGCCTTGCAGCAGTCAGTACAGCTACAAGTGCAGGCAATGAGCCAGCAGCAGTCTCCCACCAAACCGGTACAGCAGGTCACGATGGGGAAGAGTCCACCTCACCACCCAGGACTGCAGCAG CAGTACATGCAGGTTCAGGATCAGCCAGCTCAGATGTGGAACCAGGCACAGGCGGCACTTCAAAAGATGACTCCTATGCAGATGTCCATGAAGCagcctcagcagcagcaacaggcTTTCTACATGGCGGCTCAGGATCCTCTCAAACTTTATGAGCATCAGCTGCAGCCCCCCACCCAGCCACAGCACAGCAACATGGACAAGAAGATCAAATACCCTGACATCAAGATGCAGGACTTCTACTGGGAGCCACCCTACAGGATGGGGGATGGTCTGGCTGTAATGGCAGACAGGATGAAGAGGCCTCCACCTGGAGGCATCTGTTCTGAACAGGATGGCTCCGCGGGTCTCCGGGGACCCCCCTTTGAG GACAACAAGAGCTCGCCTCTTCTACCTCCTGACCTGTTAAAAACTCTAGCAGAttttgaggaggaggaagagctcGTCTTTACTAAGCCTGATTTCTTCCAGGCCTTGGCTGGCCCACTTAGCACTGCTCCTGGACCAAACATATTT ATGCCAAACCACAGCAGGATGGAGAGCAGCCCAGAGGTTGTCAGCCAATCATCTTCTCTCTTGCCCATATCAGGATTCCCCATGCAG GACTACCAAAACAGCATCTTCAGTCAGGCCTACGGCAAGAACCTGCCGCCCAGCTCCAAGCCCGAAGCTCCCATGGTGCACCAGGAGCCGTCTCTCTACTCCCTGTTTGAAGGGACTCCCTggtccccctccctccctgcaaGCTCAG ACCACTCCACCCCAGCCAGCCAATCCCCTCACTCTTCCAACCCTAGCAGCCTCCCATCCTCTCCCCCCACACACAATCATGGAGCCATGCCCTTCTCTAACTTTGGGCCTATTGGCACTCCGGACAGCCGGGACCGCAGGGTGGTGGACCGCTGGAAGGCCGACAAGACAG AAGCAGTGAGCGGGTTCGGTCTGGACTACCTCCCAGCTGCAGCCTCCTCCGCAACTTCAGACACTAGCTGGCACCAAACCGGACCGACGGGCAGCTCCTGGACCAATCAGGACTCTCCAATGGAGGAGTCGTCCTCCACTGTGCTGCTTGACAGCCTCAAG TCGATCTGGTCGAGTTCCATGATGCAGCCAGGCCCATCGGCACTGGAGCAGCTCCtcctgcagcagaaacaaaagcagcagcgaGGTCACGGAGCTATGAACCCCCCTCACTGA